From the bacterium genome, the window GGCGCAGAGCCTGTCAGTCCATCGCATCATCTTTCTCCTCTGGATCAGGATCACGTGGTCTATCGCGTGCCTGGCGGCCTTGCGGCCCCAGACACTGCTGTCGCCTGGGCCTACGAACCTGTGATCGGCCCGGGAATCGCGCCGACACCACCCCCTTGGGCGTCATGGTAAGCATTGCTGAAGGTTGCCGGAGGTCTTGCTGCGATGGCACCGGTACTACGCCCGGTACAGCCCCCTATCCCCTGTGGCTTCGTCCAATGGTGTTGCCCGTGCCAGACAGACACAGGCAAGTAGCACATCACGATTGTACAAGTTCCTGGTGGCTTTGCGCAATCCTCTAGGTGTTCTGGACATTATCTTGAGAATTCTGGGGGCGGCAGTCGGGCGTCCCAACACTGCCTCGCGCAGCGGGTGAGCGATCGGCGAGGGGACAGCAGAGCGGGGTGGTGCTTCAGTGGATGCCCAGGGCCTGCTCGGTCTCCGAGTGGGCGTGTTTCCAGGCGTCGAAAATCCCCCAGGCGTAGAGGGCCACGTAGATCAGGCCGCAGATCATGACCAGCAGCCACTGACCCGCACTGGTGCCATCCACCACGGCCTGCGCCGACTCGCGCTGGGCCTCACGGGCATTGGGGCTACCGAGGGTGAAGCTGGCGCTCACATAGGGCATGACGACGCTGAGCAGCAAGATGACAGCCACCGCAGCCCCGCCCAGGATGCCCAGGCCCTTCTCCTGTTCCCGGTTGTAGAGCTGCCCCAGACCGGGGAAGAGCAGGGCGTTGAGCACGGCGTTCAGGGGTCGCCGGGCGCCGGCGTGATGGGCGGAGGGGTCGGCGATGACCTCATGGATGAGCGCGGCCCGGCGCTCCTCGGGCGTCTGGGCGAGTAGGGCCGTGCCGAACTTGCGCTCGGCATCGGCGTTGGCCGGCTCGATCTCCAGGGCGCACTTGTAGTGCTGCCGCGCCCGGGCCACTTGGCCGTGGGCGGCGGCGACATCGCCGGCGAGTTCGTGGGTGGTGGTGCTCTCCGGCCACCGCTTGAGCAGCTCCGCGGCCCCGCGCGCGGCCTCAGCCTGGCGGCCCAGGCGCAGATGCAGCGAGACCTGGTCCACCAGTCGGGCGAAGTCGGCCTCTGCCGCTTCAGGCGTCGGTTCGGGATCGGGGGGGGTGTTACTCAAGCGGGTGACGGCACCTCGATCTCTTCGGCGTCCATCCACAGCCGTCGCAGATCGTAGTAGTGCCGTGCCTCCTCTTCGAAGATGTGCACGACCACGTCAAGATAGTCCAGGATGATCCAAACGCCGTCGCGCAGGCCCTCACTGTGCTTGAGGAACACGTCCTGCTCGCGCATCTTCTCTTCGATGCGCTCGGCGACGGCCTGGCAGTGCACCTTCGAGCGGCCGTGGCAGATGATGAAGTAGTCCGTGATGGTCATGACCTCGCGCATGTCGAGGGCGACCACGTCCAGGGCGCCGCGGTCCTGGGCTACGCGGGCGATCTCAATTGCCTTCTGGCGTGAGTCCAGCGTCATTCCTCCCTTGGCTGCTCGGCAGCCGGTAGTCCTGGCCCAGGATGACCTGCAGGCTGGGTGCGGTCCCCTCGGGCTCGTCATCCAGCTCCTCGGTCTCGCCGGCCCCCAGCGCCAGGGCGGCAGCCGTCGCCATGTCCTTCTGCCCTTCGGGATACAGGACCTTGGTGGACGCGACGGTCTTGGTCGTGGGCTGGGTGGCTGTCACCTTGAAGCCGGCCTCGGCCAGCAGTTTGCCCGCCCCCGTCGCCAAGCCGGGCCGCTCCGTGCCGTCCTTGAGCAGCACTACGCGAACGGCGACGGGCCGGCCGGCCAGGTGGTCGTCAATGTCGTCCAGCATGCGGCTGAAAGCATCGGGGATGATCTGTGAGTAGTAGATGCCGCCGGAGGGCGCCGCCGCCACCGGCAGCGTCACTGACGTGATGTCGGTGGAGGTCATCTCCTTGAGCAGCCGCCCCAGGTCGGCGCACTCCCGCCACGACAGCGAGGTATCCACACAGTCCATGATCTGC encodes:
- the rsfS gene encoding ribosome silencing factor, with protein sequence MTLDSRQKAIEIARVAQDRGALDVVALDMREVMTITDYFIICHGRSKVHCQAVAERIEEKMREQDVFLKHSEGLRDGVWIILDYLDVVVHIFEEEARHYYDLRRLWMDAEEIEVPSPA